The following proteins come from a genomic window of Methanosarcina sp. MTP4:
- the rqcH gene encoding ribosome rescue protein RqcH, protein MKQDMSSADVAALVSELAAGPKSIIDAKIGKIYQPSGEEIRINLYVFNKGKDNLVIEVGKRIHLSKHLRPSPQLPQGFPMLLRKHLLGGRITSVKQHDFDRIVKIGFIRAEVETTLIVELFARGNIVLVDSENRIILPMNPVTLKARRLRSGETYELPEAQMSPVDAEVSDLMGAFSKSTADIVRTIATRFNLGGVLAEEVCFRAGVDKAKLAKEVTEEEAGLIRDAMQDVFAPLLVGRAEAEAETETGAEAVDVADTEAVTEPEAEAEVEAELEVKAELESELEAETEAVTEPEVEAEVETEVEARAGPVAGAEVGAEAPGLKPHHVKKEINGKVEAFDVLPFDLTRYSDYEKEYFDSFNTALDEFFGKKAMEQVAEIKEAEKKEKTLNVYERRLLQQEGAIAKFEKDVVKNTALAETVYANYQTIEELFSVLNGARAKGYSWDEIRSILKQAKKTLPSAQKIVNIDAKTGTVQIDLDGMIANLDIRKTVPQNAQEYYEKVKKLSKKKDGALRAIEDTKKAMDKRPAKAAKAGRRVLARRKKHWYDRFRWFVSSDGFLVVGGRDADTNEDIFKKYMEKRDIVFHTQTPGAPLTVIKTGGKEVPETTLQETAQFAVSYSSLWKAGHFSGDCYWIKSEQVTKTPESGEYLKKGAFVIRGERNYFKDVPLGIAVGLELKGETRVIGGPVSAVRKHGDYILEAVPGKFNQNDISKKIYRIYADELNDPRFVKQIASPDLVAMMVPAGESDLKSQKPEKKAEKAGLVNDTGTDVEAEAEAEVETEVETEAEFGVEAEVETKVGAEAENEGESEVEAEAGNNSREA, encoded by the coding sequence ATGAAACAGGACATGTCAAGTGCCGACGTGGCTGCGTTAGTCTCCGAGCTTGCAGCCGGTCCTAAGTCCATCATCGATGCGAAGATCGGGAAGATCTATCAGCCCAGCGGTGAGGAGATCAGGATCAACCTTTATGTTTTCAATAAGGGGAAGGATAACCTTGTGATCGAGGTCGGGAAACGGATCCACCTGAGCAAGCACCTTCGGCCAAGCCCTCAGCTTCCCCAGGGATTCCCGATGCTGCTCAGGAAGCACCTCCTGGGGGGGAGGATTACTTCTGTTAAGCAGCATGACTTTGACAGGATCGTGAAGATTGGGTTTATCAGGGCGGAGGTCGAGACTACTCTGATCGTGGAGCTGTTTGCCCGGGGGAACATTGTGCTTGTTGACTCCGAAAACAGGATCATCCTGCCCATGAACCCCGTTACCTTGAAGGCAAGGAGACTCAGGAGCGGGGAGACCTATGAGCTTCCCGAGGCGCAGATGAGCCCGGTGGACGCGGAAGTCTCCGACCTTATGGGGGCATTTTCAAAGTCCACGGCAGATATCGTGCGGACCATTGCTACCCGTTTCAATCTCGGCGGGGTGCTGGCAGAGGAGGTCTGTTTCCGGGCCGGGGTCGATAAAGCGAAACTTGCAAAGGAGGTCACAGAAGAGGAAGCAGGCCTTATTCGAGATGCTATGCAGGACGTTTTTGCTCCGTTGCTCGTAGGGAGAGCTGAAGCCGAAGCTGAAACTGAAACTGGGGCTGAAGCTGTAGATGTAGCCGATACCGAAGCTGTAACTGAACCCGAAGCTGAAGCCGAAGTCGAAGCTGAACTTGAAGTCAAAGCTGAACTTGAATCCGAACTTGAAGCCGAAACCGAAGCTGTAACTGAACCCGAAGTTGAAGCCGAAGTCGAAACTGAAGTTGAAGCTAGAGCTGGACCTGTAGCAGGAGCTGAAGTCGGAGCCGAAGCCCCTGGACTGAAACCTCACCACGTCAAAAAGGAAATCAACGGCAAAGTGGAAGCCTTCGATGTCTTACCTTTTGATCTGACCCGTTATTCCGATTACGAAAAAGAATACTTCGATTCCTTTAATACGGCACTTGATGAGTTCTTCGGGAAAAAGGCGATGGAGCAGGTTGCAGAGATTAAGGAGGCGGAAAAGAAGGAAAAGACCCTCAATGTCTATGAACGCAGGCTGCTGCAGCAGGAAGGGGCGATTGCCAAGTTCGAGAAGGACGTCGTGAAAAATACCGCTCTCGCCGAAACCGTCTATGCCAATTACCAGACCATCGAAGAGCTCTTTTCGGTTCTTAACGGGGCAAGGGCTAAGGGTTATTCCTGGGATGAGATTCGTTCCATCCTGAAGCAGGCCAAAAAGACCTTGCCTTCAGCCCAGAAAATTGTGAACATCGACGCAAAGACCGGCACTGTCCAGATAGACCTTGACGGGATGATAGCGAATCTGGATATCCGGAAGACCGTTCCCCAAAATGCCCAGGAATATTATGAGAAGGTCAAGAAGCTCAGCAAGAAAAAGGATGGGGCTCTCCGGGCTATCGAGGATACGAAAAAGGCGATGGATAAACGGCCTGCAAAGGCTGCGAAAGCTGGCAGGAGAGTCCTGGCCCGCCGGAAAAAGCACTGGTACGATCGTTTCAGGTGGTTTGTGTCTTCGGACGGTTTCCTGGTGGTCGGCGGCAGGGATGCCGATACGAATGAGGATATCTTCAAGAAGTATATGGAAAAGCGGGACATCGTCTTCCACACCCAGACGCCCGGAGCTCCCCTAACTGTCATCAAGACCGGGGGCAAGGAAGTTCCGGAAACTACCTTACAGGAGACAGCGCAGTTTGCGGTTTCCTATTCCAGCCTCTGGAAAGCCGGGCATTTCAGCGGGGACTGCTACTGGATCAAGTCTGAGCAGGTTACCAAGACCCCGGAGTCCGGGGAGTACCTGAAGAAAGGGGCTTTTGTCATTCGTGGAGAGAGGAACTACTTCAAGGATGTGCCCCTGGGAATTGCAGTCGGGCTTGAGTTGAAGGGCGAAACCCGGGTTATAGGTGGACCTGTCTCGGCTGTCCGGAAGCACGGGGACTATATTCTGGAAGCTGTTCCTGGCAAGTTCAACCAGAACGATATCTCTAAAAAGATCTACAGGATCTATGCGGATGAGCTGAATGACCCCCGTTTTGTCAAGCAGATAGCGTCCCCTGACCTGGTCGCCATGATGGTGCCTGCCGGAGAATCGGACCTGAAGAGCCAGAAGCCCGAGAAAAAGGCTGAAAAAGCAGGGCTGGTAAATGATACTGGCACCGACGTTGAAGCTGAGGCTGAAGCTGAAGTAGAAACTGAAGTAGAAACTGAAGCTGAATTTGGAGTTGAAGCTGAAGTAGAAACTAAAGTAGGAGCTGAAGCTGAGAATGAAGGTGAGAGTGAGGTTGAAGCTGAAGCAGGAAATAATTCCAGAGAGGCTTAA
- the priS gene encoding DNA primase catalytic subunit PriS — translation MDKRTIRFLKSRFQQYYKTADISLPDHLPNREWAFILFDDMEEKIMRRHKSFGLQGEALDYLYGMAPAHVYNSTAYYEYPNAKKMNDKNWLGAELIFDLDADHLPNAPRNYADMLENVKKETLKLIDFLQDDFGFSEHDMELVFSGGRGYHIHIPHPKVITLDGSARREIINYISGKDLKDNYNNLMKEEKIYGEYGAGSKVYKGMKKGASAWFIKEPKYGWGKRIAKYIVNYLQNEVNKESEADMFRDLQEMLREDEEESNLGQTSIKKLIKNASDEKYLKDILNTGRLDSNVRNSGRMFKFFVEQSIKEYGVDFGASVDEPVTADIKRLIRVPGSLHGGSGMQVKNLAFSELEDFKPLEDAVVFGEKPVKVNVSKPFTVQLKGKDLRVEEGIQEVPEYAAVYLMCRGVAEYGHRRDQPNPV, via the coding sequence ATGGACAAACGAACAATCCGCTTTTTAAAATCCCGCTTCCAGCAGTACTATAAAACCGCCGATATCTCGCTCCCGGACCACCTCCCCAACCGGGAATGGGCTTTCATCCTCTTTGACGATATGGAGGAGAAGATAATGCGCAGGCACAAGTCCTTCGGCTTGCAGGGTGAGGCTCTGGACTACCTGTACGGGATGGCTCCTGCCCACGTATATAATTCTACGGCTTATTATGAGTACCCGAATGCGAAGAAGATGAACGATAAAAACTGGCTCGGGGCGGAGCTGATCTTTGACCTTGATGCGGACCACCTGCCAAATGCTCCCCGGAATTATGCAGATATGCTGGAGAACGTGAAGAAAGAAACCCTGAAACTAATAGATTTCCTTCAGGATGATTTTGGATTCTCTGAACATGACATGGAGTTAGTGTTTTCGGGAGGCAGAGGGTACCACATCCATATACCTCATCCAAAAGTGATTACACTTGACGGTTCTGCACGCAGGGAAATTATCAATTACATAAGTGGAAAAGACTTGAAAGACAATTATAATAACCTTATGAAGGAAGAAAAAATATACGGGGAGTATGGAGCAGGGTCAAAAGTGTATAAAGGAATGAAAAAGGGAGCAAGCGCATGGTTCATTAAAGAACCAAAATATGGGTGGGGGAAAAGAATTGCAAAATATATAGTTAATTACTTGCAAAACGAAGTTAATAAAGAAAGTGAAGCGGATATGTTTAGAGATCTTCAAGAAATGTTGAGAGAAGATGAAGAAGAAAGCAACTTGGGACAAACATCGATCAAAAAGTTAATCAAAAATGCTTCAGACGAAAAATACCTAAAAGACATCTTAAATACAGGCCGCCTAGACTCCAATGTGAGGAATTCCGGTAGGATGTTTAAATTTTTCGTCGAGCAATCGATTAAAGAATATGGTGTTGATTTCGGGGCAAGCGTGGACGAACCTGTTACCGCGGACATCAAGCGTCTGATCCGGGTGCCGGGGTCTTTGCACGGCGGGTCGGGGATGCAGGTGAAGAATCTTGCTTTTTCCGAGCTTGAAGATTTTAAGCCCCTGGAAGACGCCGTTGTGTTCGGAGAGAAGCCGGTAAAGGTAAATGTATCCAAACCTTTTACCGTGCAGTTGAAGGGCAAGGATTTAAGAGTAGAAGAAGGCATACAGGAAGTTCCTGAGTATGCAGCCGTATATCTGATGTGTAGAGGTGTAGCGGAGTATGGACATAGAAGAGATCAGCCAAACCCTGTATAA
- a CDS encoding 50S ribosomal protein L44e, which produces MKIPKKFRTYCPFCKTHTEHVVERVKKGKASSMTRIARQKKRQTGIGNSGKFSKVPGGDKPTKRVWLRYRCTTCKKAHQRPCFRAKKFEFKE; this is translated from the coding sequence ATGAAGATTCCAAAGAAATTCAGGACTTACTGCCCGTTCTGTAAGACCCACACCGAGCACGTCGTGGAAAGGGTCAAAAAGGGCAAAGCTTCATCCATGACTCGCATTGCGAGACAGAAGAAAAGACAGACAGGTATTGGAAACAGCGGAAAGTTCTCCAAGGTGCCCGGTGGCGACAAGCCCACAAAGCGCGTCTGGCTCAGATACCGCTGCACTACATGCAAGAAAGCCCACCAGAGGCCCTGCTTCAGGGCAAAGAAGTTCGAGTTCAAGGAGTAA
- a CDS encoding 30S ribosomal protein S27e produces the protein MTDYTQRPKSRFLRVKCNDCENEQIIFGSASRKITCLVCGRTLAEPTGGKSTITTHILEVLE, from the coding sequence ATGACAGACTACACTCAGAGACCGAAGAGCAGGTTCCTGCGCGTAAAGTGCAACGACTGCGAAAACGAACAGATCATCTTCGGCAGCGCAAGCCGCAAGATTACTTGCCTGGTCTGCGGAAGGACCCTTGCCGAACCGACCGGTGGAAAATCTACAATTACAACCCACATACTGGAAGTGCTGGAATAA